The Porphyromonas sp. oral taxon 275 DNA window GCACGCGAGAGGGTCGCGTTGTCGTAGAGCTGTGCGGCCGTCGGGATGGAGGGTACATCGGTGGTGGCCTCATCGCCAGGGCGTATCCAGCGGCGGTTGAACTCCTTGCCGCGCAGCTCGTGGTCGTAGTACTGCGAGCTGAACTGCGTGGGCAGGCGGCGTACGTGTCCCATAGCGTAGAGCAGGTAGACGCTGAGGCGTACGTTGCCGATGCGGAAGCTATTGGTCAGCCCTCCCTGATTGGTCGGGGTGCGTGTCCCCGAGTAGACGAGGTAGTCGAGGTCGGTCGTCTGGCTGAAGTTGATGCGGTCGCGCGTCACCTTGCCATCGGCATTGCGGAAGAGGGGGAAGCCCTCGTTGGAGAGGCCGTGGAAGGGGACGGAGAAGATCGAGGACAGCGGGTAGCCCTCGCGCGCTGCGCCAGAGGAGCCCGTCAGGACGGAGACGGAGGGGCGGGCATTGAGCTTGGTGATCTTGTTGGTGCTATGCGTGTAGCTGAAGTTCGTCGTCCACTCGAAGTCCTTGGTCTGGATCTGGTGCGTGGTCAGGCTTAGCTCCAGCCCGTGGGCCTCCATGCTGGCTACGTTGGCATAGGGGCGGAAGAAGCCCCCCGTACCCTGATTGTAGGAGACGTCCATGAGGTCACGCCCCTGACGCTGGTAGAGGTTGAGCCCCAGGCTGACGCGCTCGCGCCAGAGGCCCAGGTGTAGCTCCCAGTTCAGCTCGTACATACGCTCGTAGGTGAGGTCCCTATTGGTCGGCTCGCTGATGGTGAGGCCGGGCTCGACGAGCTTATTGGGTCGGTAGGGCAGCTCGGCGGTGATGCGGCGATTGGAGTTGTAGACGAAGGGCAGCGTCCCCGTCATCCCGTAGGCGATCTTGGTCGAGAGGGAGGAGAGGGGCCGCAGGTGGGAGAAGAAGGACTCACGACCGAGGTCCCAGCCGAGGGCTACATTCCATGTCGGCGTCCAGCGGCTGGTGCGGGAGGCCCCGAAGCGGTTCGTCCCCTCGTAGCGCATCGATCCCTCGAGGCTGTAGCGGCCGAGGTAGGTGTAGGCGAAGTTCGCCAGGAAGGAGACGTTGCGGTCGAGCTGTGTCAGGCGGTAATAGTAGTTGTTGTTGGCATCACGCAGCCAGGTGAAGGCCAGCGGGTCGAAGGTGGCGAGCTCCCCGAAGGCGAAGTTGACCCCGTACTCGTCGTGCCAGCCGTTCTTGCTCGTCTGGTCATAGAGGTCGAAGCCTGCCGTGGCCGAGAGCTGGTGCCTGCCGCTCCACTCGTCGCTGTAGCTGAGGCGTCCCTGCAGGTCGAGGCGGGAGTCACTCTCGCTACTGATATTGCGCAGCCCCCCGTAGGGCATCACGCTCTGGGGGACGGCATAGACGTCGTCGGCGGGCTTGTAGAGGTAGCTGTTGTTGTCACGGATGAGGCGCTTCTGCATGGCGCGGTAGCGCTTGGATACGTTGGAGTTCTCGGTGCGTATGTACTCGGTCTCACTCCCGCTGTACTGGATGGAGCCGAGGATGCTGGCCGATAGCTGCTTGATGGGCTGCCAGCGGAGCGAGGCCTGGAAGCGGAGGTTGGCTCCCTGGAGGTCCATGTAGTTCTCCTTGAGCTCCTGCTTGGCATTCATCGGGGCGTATTCGTAGAGGTAGTAGAGCTTAGGGTCGTACTGGCGGGGCATAGACTGCGCCAGTGTGAGTGTCTTGAAGTCTCCTCCAGCGTGCTCCTGGCGGTAGGTCGCGTTGGCTATGGCATTGAAGGTCCAGTGGGCGTGTGGGCGGTAGGTGGCGTTGAGGTTGAAGAAGTAGCGCTTCGAGTGCTCGTCCTTAGCCCAGCCTGGGTCGAGGTCTGCGCCTATGCTGGTGTAGAAGTTGGCGCGCTGCGTCCCCGAGGAGAGGCTGACGGTGTGCTGGTGGCGTATGCTGTGCTGGTAGAGCTCGCGGAACCAGTCGGTATTGCGCTGCTCGGCGGCTGCTAGGTACGCCAGGCGTCCCTCCTCGGTGTTGTCCTGGGTGAACTTGCCGTTGCGGTACTTCAGCACATTGTCGTAGAGCCAGCCGTAGACCCCGTACTTGCTTTGGTAGAGGATGTTGGCAGGGGTGAGGTTCCCGCCTGCCTCGAGCTCGCGCAGGAAGGCCATCTGGTCCTGCGAGTTCATGATGTTGAAGTCGCTGTAGGAGGGGATGAAGCGGTAGGTGAGCTGGCTGGTGTAGGTCATGTGGCTGGTGCCCTGTCCCGCGCGTCGGGTGCGGACGGCGATGACCCCACCCATGGCTTGGTTCCCATAGAGGGAGGTGGCGGAGGCGTCGGAGATGACCTGATAGCCCTCGATGTCCTGCTCGGAGAGCCCGGGCAGGGCTGAGGCGATGAGGCGCTTGGCGTCGGGGCTCGCTAGGTCCGCGGTGTTGAAGGTACTATCCTGTCGGTAGACGACGCCGTCGATGACCCATAGGGGGTAGTACTTGCTCTGGATGGAGGTCGCCTGACGCATGGTCGTCACTTGGCTCCCTTGCTCCTCGGCATCCTCGAGGACGAGCTGTAGGCGTACGGGGGTGGCGAGGACCTCGAGCTGCTTCTTACCCTGGAGACTGAAGAGGAGGACGCTGCGCTCCTCTGTCTGTATGGAGAAGGTCCCGACGCTGTCGGTGCTCCCGAGTAGTTTGTTGCTCGCCTTAGTGGTGATCGAGACGCGGGGGAGCGGGGTGCCTCGTGAATCGCGGACCACTCCATGTACGCGTATGCTCTGGGCTAGAGCAGGCGTCGCGAGGAAGAGGAGCAGCCCTATACAACAGAGCAGTTGCCTGAGTCGATAGATCATATCCATACGGGAAGTAGCTGGATGGTTTAAGTAGTATTCCACTAACAAATGTAAAGAAAAATCATTTTACCACGTATACCTGCTCTAAAGTGTAATCATGAGGGCTGCCTAGGCTTAGGCTTAGGCCTGCTGTTTGGCCGCTCGAATAGGCCTTCCGACTGTGTGTCTAGCGCGGCTCGATGGGGGCTGGCGGGGGGCGTACCTCCGTGCTGGGGTGTGCTGAGGGATATCCCTCGCGGCACTGACTGACGGCACTCAGCAGCCTGACGGACGTCCCTCAGAGCGCTGACTGATATCCCTCAGCCGCGTGGGGGATAAGGCTCAGCACCTCCGCCCTTAGCAGGGTACTCAGCTGCCCCCTTATGCTAAGGAGCGCGCCTCACCGTCCGAGAGGATGGATGACAAGCGTTGTACAAGCTCCGCGCGTAGCGATATCCACGGTCTACACCTAGCTATCTGCTCGGGAAAGTGGCTCCGTAGGTGCTTGTGCGACAGCTCGAGGCTTGCTCATACAGCTTGGCGAATCCCCAGCGGGGCGACCCGCTCAAAGCCCAGGGTGAGGGAACGCTGCAGGCGTGACGGAACCCTGGGTCAGGCAACACCATACACAAAGAGCCCTACAGGGGCGACCCTCAAAACAGGTAAGAGCAAGGTCGAAGCGTATCTATTGTAGCCTTACGAAGGCTTTGAGGGTCACCCCTGTAGGGCTTTAATATCTATTTGCCTGAGCTACCCAGGGTTTGGTCGCCCTTACAGGGCTGCGCACCCTGGGCTTTGGACGGGTCGCCCCTGAAGGGCTTTCCCAATCCGCCCGAGCAGTATGTAGGACTGGCCAGCTCATCCCGATCTATCCTATCCGTTGGCAAAATATCAAAGGGAGCGCTATCTGTTTGCTTGTTTGGAGGAGGCCTTGTTCCTAGTCCTTGTCCTGCCGTCTGCCCCCAAGGTGCCTCGAGCTTGCGGAGCAAGGATAGGAGCTAAATGCCTAACTTCGCAGTAAGCCTGATACCTAGCCTCGTCTACTACCTATGAAGCCGATGAATGCCCTTGCGGCGCAGCTCGTCCTCGTGCTGCTGCTCTCTTTTGCCCTTCCTTATCCTAGCCTTGCGGAGGCCCGGACGCCTACCGCCGACTCCCTTTCCTCTCTGAGTACGCCTCGGGATAGCCTTCTTGGGGTGGAGGCTTGGAGCGCTTGGATCGAGGGGCAGCAGGCCCTCGGCGCGCTTGAGGAGGACGAAGCGGCACAGCTCTATGCCCTCTATGAGCGGCTGAGACTCGCGCCGCTGGAGCTCAATACGCTGCATGAGGAGGAGCTGCGTCAGTTGCCCTTCCTCTCCGACTATCAGATCTATCAGCTGCTCCGCTTCCGTAGTGATCAGGGGCAGCTGCTCTCGCTCGGGCAACTGAAGCTAGTCCCAGGCTGGGATGCGGCGACGCTGCGGCTCTTCGTCCCCATAGCCCTCTGCCGCTACGCTCCGCCTACTGGTAGCCTCGCCGTCCTCGAGGGGCGCGGGCAGCTGGAGCTGGGCTATAGGCGACGTGAGGGGAGGCCGCCGCGTGTGGGGCAACTGGGGGCGGAGGATGCGGCGCTCCTCTCGGCCTACTATCAGCGGCAGGAGCGGCTGCAGCTCTACGTGGCGGGGGCGAAGGGCTACGGCGAGCCCTGGAGTTGGCGCGGGAGGAGAGGCTTCGATAGCTACAATGTCTCGCTGCGCCTTAGCCGAGAGGGGCTGCTGCGGCAGCTGGTGCTGGGGGACTACAGGATGGCGCGCGGCCTGGGCTTGGTACTCGGGCAGGGCAACTATCCGCTGGGGCTTCGCTCCTACCGCCCGAGGCTGGGGCGGGGACTGCGCCCCGTGCAGCACGCCACTGAGCAGCGCTTTGCCCGAGGACTGGCCTGCGTGCTTGCTCCAGCGCGCGGCTGGGAACTGGGCTTCGGCCTCTCCCAGCGGGCACTCGATGCCACGCAGCGGGGCTCTTCGTCGCGCCTGCAGCTCAGCGAGGCAGGCGTACACCGGACGGCGAGCGAGCAGGTACGGCGGGGAGCCCTCGAGGAGCGGATGCTGGCGGGCTGGCTGCAGTACAGCCACGGGCGTGGGGCCCTGGCCGTGCAGGCGGCCTATCTGGATTGGGGGGATAAGGAGCTCCAGCTGCTGCCGAGCGTACCCGAGCTCGGCGCGCGCCGCCGCCTCACGCTGGGCAGCCTCAGCTACCACTGGCACAGCCCGCAGGCTCAGCTGAGGCTGGAGGGCGAACTCGCCTATCAGAGCGGCGGAGGCTGGGCGCTGGCGCAGCATCTGAGCTGGGGGCAGGGCCTGCTCGGAGACTTAGGGCTCGGCTATTGGCGCCTGAGCCCCAGCTATTGGAATAGCCTCGGGCGCGGGCTGGAGCATGCGGCCTGGGTGCATGGCGAGGAGGGGGCGCGCCTCTACTGGCAGCTGCCCGAGCTCCTGGACTACACGCGCCTCACGCTGCAGGCCGAGGCCTATCATCCGCTGGGCGCGCTGCGAAGGGGGCAGAGGGAGGGGGAACACTGGAGCTGGACGGCCGAACTGACGCATCAGCTCGATGCCGCGGGACGGAGCCTCCTCCGCCTCTGGTGGCGGCGAGCTCAGCGCGCCGAGGGGACGACGAGCCGCCTGAGGCTACAGCTCGAGCACAGCGGCCGCATGATGGAGCTGCGCTGCGGGCTTCAGCTGGTCCCGAGCACGGCGCGGCACGCCTGGGCGCTCTATGCCCGTGCCCGTACGCAGCTTAGCCCCGCGCTTCACCTAGAGCTGGGGGCGGACTACTTCGACGCCCCGAGCTGGCAGCAACGGCTTTACGGCTACCTCCCGAGGGAGCGCCACAGCTACGCCCCGCAGCTGCTCTACGGTCGGGGCTATGATCTGGTGCTACGCCTCAGAGCTCGCCTCGGCAGGCGGTGGCGGCTGGAGGGGGAGGCGAGCTACCAGCGTCAGTTCGTCTCCTCACGCCCCAGCCCAATGCACTACGCCCTGAGCTGCATCTACCGCTACTAGCGGTGCGATGCGGCTCAGGGCGTAGCCTGATGGGAGCGAAAGGTCGTGTCGGAGCTGCTTCTCTAGATGAGGGGATCTTCGTCTGGGCTGGGGCTGTAGGCGCTGAGGTCTAGCGCTACTTCCTCTGAGGAGCTAGTCGCGGTGGGCGCAGCGGGCTGTGTCGCGGCGCGCTGCTGCAGCTGTACGTGCTGGCAGACGATCTCCGTGGTGGGCTGACTGAAGCCTGCCTTATCCGTCTCCCGTCCGTACTCGATGCGTCCCGCCACGGCGATGGTGTCCCCCATAGCCACGTGCTGCTCGACGTAGATGCCTGGGGCACCCCTTAGCACGACGCGATGCCAGGCGTGCTGCTCGTAGAGCTGGCCGCCCTCACGCTGGGTGATCTGCTCGCGCGTCTCGAGTCGTAGGCGTACCTCGGGGTAGCCGGGGGCGAGGTAGTGCACGCGGGGGCTGTCGGTGACGACGCCCGTGAGGATGACCTGATTGATGGGGGTGGGGGAGCTGCTCATCGGAGGGGGCTAGCGCTGCAGTACCTTGTTCTTGGCTACGACCGCCACGTATTCCTTGAGGTAGTTGGGCGTCCAGTAGGCCGTGTCGACGAAGGCCTCCGCTTCGTAGAGCTTGGTTGCCAGCGCGACCATATCCTTAGCCTCGGGGTACAGCAGTTCCTCGAGGAGTTCGTAGTGTCTCTCTCTCCAGAGTCCCTTGACCTTGAGGGCGCCGTCGCCGAAGAAGAGGTGCTCGCCCTCCGTAGCAAGGCTTTGCTTCGCCTCCAGCACGAGGGCGCTGTCCTCACTGAGGCGCGCTCCGGCGGCGTCGAAGGTCGCAGTATAGACCTCCATACGGCGTGCGTCCAGCATGGGATGCAGCGTGGCCTGCGTCTCGGGACGTAGGCGGCGAGCACCTGCGGTAAGGATCGTGAGCGTGTCCACGGCGATGAGCGGCAGCTGCATCCCTAGGCAGAGGCCCTTGGCGAGCGAGGTGCTGATGCGTAGCCCCGTATAGCTGCCTGGGCCTGCACTGACGGCGATGGCGCGCAGCTGCTTGCCCTCAGCCTTCGCGAGGCTAAGGAGCTCCTCGACCATAGGGGCAAGGGCGGCGGCGTGTCCCCCCTCGGGGGCGCTCACTGAGCGGCTAGCTAGGAGCTCTTCGTCCCAGCCCAGGGCTGCACTGCAGTGGCTGGTGGCGGTCTCGATGCAGAGTATCATGAGGGGCTTAGTCTAGGATGAGTTCGACGGGGCAGTGGTCGGAGCCGAAGATCTGATCGTGGATCTCGGCCGAGCGGAGACGGGGCACTAGGCGTGCTGAGGTGATGAAGTAATCGATACGCCAGCCTGCATTGCGCTCGCGGGCTCTACCGCGGTAGGACCACCAGGAGTAGCGCTCACGCGCCTCGGGGTGGAAGTAGCGGAAGGTGTCGACGAAGCCCGCGTCCAGCAGCAGCTGGAACTTGCCGCGCTCCTCGTCGGTGAAGCCCGCGTTGCGCCTATTGGTCTTGGGGTTCTTGAGGTCTATCTCCTGGTGCGCTACGTTGAGGTCACCGCAGACGATGATGGGCTTCTTGGCATCCAGCGCCACGAGGTAGCTGCGGAAGGCCTCCTCCCACTCCATGCGGTAGTCGAGGCGGCGCAGCTCATCCTGCGAGTTGGGCGTGTAGACCGTGATGAGGTAGTAGTCGGGGTACTCGAGCGTAATGACGCGCCCTTCCTGATCGTGCTCCTCCTGCCCGATACCATAGCTCACACTGAGCGGCTCGTGGCGGGTGTAGATGGCCGTACCAAAGTATCCCTTCTTGACGGCATAGTTCCAGTAGCTCTGATAGCCAGGGAGCTCGGCATCGAGCTGCCCTGCCTGCATCTTGGTCTCCTGTAGGCAGACGAAGTCAGCGTCTAAGCTGGCGATGATGTCCGGGAAGCCCTTGCCGAAGACGGCGCGCAGCCCGTTGACGTTCCATGAGATGAACTTCATTCCTGTGATGTGTGCTTGGGGTCTCTTCTATTCTAGATATGGGGTGGGGTCCTCGATGCCTGCCTCAGCCATGGCCTCACGGCGCTCGAGGCAGGTGCCACAGCGGCCGCACTGCACGCTACCGCCCTCGTAGCAGCTCCAGGTCTCGGCATAGTTGAGGCCGAGGGCCTTGCCATGGCGTGCGATCTCACCCTTGCTGATGTCGGTGTAGGGGGCACAGATCTCGACGCCGAGGCTGGTGCCAGCGGCGATCGCCTCGTGCATGGGACGGATGAAGGAGGCGCGGCAGTCGGGGTAGATGGCGTGGTCGCCGAAGTGATTGGCTATGTAGAGGCGCTGGAGGCCGCGGCTCTCAGCCAGGCCCGCAGCTATGGAGAGCATGATGCCGTTGCGGAAGGGGACGACGGTCGCAGCCATGTTCTCCTCGTCGTAGGCGCCCTTGGGGATCTCCCCGCCGCCCTCCAGGAGTGCGCTGCGGAAGTACTGCCCCATGAAGCCTAAGGGGATGATGATGTGCTCGATGCCTAGACGCTGGCAGTGCAGCGCCGCCATGGGGAGCTCCCGTGCGTTGTGCTTCGAGCCGTAGTCGAAGGAGAGGGCGAGGGCGATATCAGCCTGATACTCGTAGAGCAGCGTCACGCTGTCCATGCCGCCCGAGAGGACGATGAGTCCTTGCTTTGTATTCATTAGTCTCTGGTCTCTGTACTGGTATAATGCCCCGCTGGGCTGCTTGGTTCAGTGCTGCGCCTCGGGAGGCAGCGCCTAGACGAAGAAGCTGAGGAGGATTTGCGCTGAGATGATGCGCACGAACATCGCCACGGGGTAGACGATGGCGTAGGCTACCGAGCTGGAGCGCGACTCATTGAGTGACATCGCGTAGTCCAGTGCCATGGAGTTGGCCATCGCCCCGCAGAGCAGCCCTACGGTCTCGGCGTGCGTCTTGCGATAGCCGAAGAGCGACACGATGCCGACCAGCAGCGTAGGCAGCAGCGTGATAAGGAAGCCGAGGAAGATCCATAGCAGTCCGTCGCCGTGGATGATGGTCTCGAAGAAGTGCGCGCCGCTGGCGAGCCCTAGCCCCGCTAGGTAGAGGATGATGCCGAGCTGCTTGATCAGCTGGGTGGCGCTATTGGTCATGTAGGTCGCGATCCTGAGGCGCGGGCCGAAGGCACCCATGAGGATCCCTATTATAATAGGCCCACCAGCGAGCCCTAGCTTGATCGGCATGCTGAGCCCAGGGATGGCTACGGGGATCGAGCCTAGGATGCAGCCGAGGGCCAGCCCAGCGAAGAAGCTCACCAGCTTGGGCTTGTCGAGGGTGTTGATGGAGTCGCCGATGAACTTCTTCGCCTTGGCGATCTCCTGCGCCTCGCCTACGACCGTCAGGCGGTCACCGAGCTGTAGGTGCAGCTCGGGCGAGGCCAGGATCTCGATCCCAGCACGGTCGATGCGGGTGATGTTGATGCCGTACTCGTTGCGCAGACGTAGGGCGCCGAGCTTGATGCCATTGATCTTGCCGTTGGTGATGATCAGGCGCTTGGTGATGAGCTGGGCGTCGATGGCGTCCCAGTCGATATCGGGGCGGTTCCAGTCGCGTGACTCGGAGCGGCGTCCGAAGAAGGCCTCCAGCACGCCGAGGTCCTCCTCGTGGATCAGCAGGAGCAGGTGGTCGCCCCCCTGCAGCAGGGTCTGTGAGGTGGGGACGATGAGCTTGTCGCCGCGCCAGACGCGGGAGATGATGAAGTGCTTCTCCTGTAGGCGGACCACCTCGAGGATGCTCTTGCTGAAGAGCCCAGGGTTCGTCAGCTCCAGCTCCGTGATGTAGGTGGTCTTGCTCTCGAGGCGGTCTTCCTTCTGTCGCTTGGGCTCTATGACCTGTAGGATGAGGATCGCGAGGATCATCCCCACGACGCCCAGCGGATAGGTCAGGGCGCAGGCGAGAGCGAGGTCGGCTACCTGGCGGGTGCCCTCCAGCCCGACGATGTCCTGCAGGGTGCTCTGTACGGCCGCCAGCATGGGGGTATTGGTCACGGCTCCCGACATGATGCCCATCATATTGGGCATGGAGATACCGAAGCTGTAGTGGAGGATGACCACCAGCAGCAGGCCCAGGGTGATGAGCAGCAGCCCAAGGCCATTATATAGGATGCCCTGACTCTTGAGCGAGGGGAAGAAGGAGGGGCCCACCTCGACTCCGAGGGCATAGACGAAGAGGGTCAGCCCCAGCGTCTGAGCAAAGCTGCTCATCTCGGGCTGGACGACCACGCCGAAGTGCGCCGCGAGGATCCCGACGAAGAAGACGAAGGTAATGCCTAGCGAGATCCTACCTAGGCGCAGCTTGCCCAGGATCAGCCCCACGGCTGACACGAGGGTGAGTATCACGAGAGTCTGGAGTACCGACGGCTCGACGAAGACCATGCGGCACCAAGAGTAAACTGCCTCCATATGTCACTAATTAGCTGGTTTGGCGGCCCTGTCTAGCCGCCTTGGCCTGGACAAAAGTACCACTTTTATAGCTAAGCCCACGCTGCCGAGCCCGAGCTGAGCGCCGCTCTTGGGTGCGTCGTAGCGCCTTGCCTCCCTACCTTATATAGGGATAGAGCGCTTAGGCAAGCAGCCCCCTAGTCCGATCGTGGGCTAGGGGGCTGCTTGATGAGGAGGAAGGGGATAGGCTAGGCTCGCGGAGCTTAGTCCAGCAGCTCGAGCTGGGCGAAGCGCAGTAGGAGCTTCTTGGTGTCGCCCGCGTCGAAGGCTACGGTGGCCTTGGCATCGTCGCCTGCGCCCTCCAGCTCCATCACCTCACCTTCGCCGAAGCGCTTGTGCAGCACGCGGGAGCCGATGCGTAGCTTCCCGATGCGACTGACGGGCTGTGGCGCTTCTTCGCCTGCCTCCCTACGGCCGACGAAGACCTTGCGGCTCGGGCGTGCGGGGCGTGCCTCGAAGACGGGGGCGGCGCTGAAGTCCATCGGTAGCTCCTCACTGTAGCCTCGCCGCCCACTGCTGTAGCCTGTACTACCGCTCGCGCTGAGCGGTGTGTCCATGCGGAGCAGCTCCTGGGGCAGCTCACGTAGGAAGCGGCTCGGGCGGCAGTACTCGGTACGTCCGTTTCGGAAGCGCTCGCGGGCGTAGCCTAGGTGACAGCTACGCTCGGCGCGCGTCAGGGCTACGTAGAAGAGGCGGCGCTCCTCCTCCAGCTCGCGCCCTACATTGCTCATCATCGAGGGGAAGAGGTCCTCCTCGAGCCCGAGGATGAAGACGTGGGCGAACTCCAGCCCCTTGGAGGCGTGGATCGTCATCAGTGTCACGGCGTCGTCCCCCTCGCCAGCAGTATCCTGGTCGGTCATCAGGGCGACCTCGCTGAGGTAGCTGCCGAGGGTGGGCTGCAGGTCAGCCTCGAGGCTGGTGCGCACGTATTCGTCGATGCCGCCGAGTAGCTCCTTGATGTTCTCCAGCCGTGCCTTGCCCTCGCCCGAACTGTCGGACTGCAGGTCAGCCAGGATACCCGTCTGGCGGATGACACGCTCTACGACGGCATAGAGGTCCTGCTCGCTGCGGCTGTAGTCGCGTAGCTCATCGATGAGGGCGGCGAAGGCCTGGAGGCGCGCTGCGGTGGGCTTATTCACCGCTACGCCGTAGCCCAGCGGGTCGTGCAGCACGCGGCTCAGGGAGACGGCCTCACGCTGGGCGGCCTCGCGTACACGCAGTACGGTGGTGTCGCCTATGCTCCGCTTGGGATAGTTGATGATGCGTAGCAGAGCCTCCTCGTCCTGCTCGTTAATCATCAGGCGGCAGTAGGCGATGACGTCCATGATCTCCTTGTGGTCGAAGAAGGAGCGCCCGCCGTAGATGCGGAAGGGGATGCCGAGGCGACGGAAGACCTGCTCTAGGGTGCGGCTCTGCGCATTGGTGCGGTAGAGCACGGCGATGCTGCTGTAGGGCTCGCCCGAGCGGACGAAGCGGCGGATCTCCTCGCCTGCCCAGAGGGCCTCGAGGTCGCCCGTCATGGCCTCGTGTACCTGGATGGGCTCGCCCTCCTCCTCCTCGGAGAAGACGGCCTTGGGGATCTGGTATTCGTTCTGAGCGATGACGCGGCCCGCTGCCGCTACGATGGTCTGGGTGGAGCGATAGTTACGCTCGAGCTTGAAGACGCGTGCCCCAGCGAAGGTCTTCTCAAAGCTCAGGATGTTTTCGAGGTTCGCCCCGCGGAAGGAGTAGATGCTCTGGGCGTCGTCGCCGAC harbors:
- a CDS encoding single-stranded DNA-binding protein; this translates as MSSSPTPINQVILTGVVTDSPRVHYLAPGYPEVRLRLETREQITQREGGQLYEQHAWHRVVLRGAPGIYVEQHVAMGDTIAVAGRIEYGRETDKAGFSQPTTEIVCQHVQLQQRAATQPAAPTATSSSEEVALDLSAYSPSPDEDPLI
- a CDS encoding putative transporter yields the protein MEAVYSWCRMVFVEPSVLQTLVILTLVSAVGLILGKLRLGRISLGITFVFFVGILAAHFGVVVQPEMSSFAQTLGLTLFVYALGVEVGPSFFPSLKSQGILYNGLGLLLITLGLLLVVILHYSFGISMPNMMGIMSGAVTNTPMLAAVQSTLQDIVGLEGTRQVADLALACALTYPLGVVGMILAILILQVIEPKRQKEDRLESKTTYITELELTNPGLFSKSILEVVRLQEKHFIISRVWRGDKLIVPTSQTLLQGGDHLLLLIHEEDLGVLEAFFGRRSESRDWNRPDIDWDAIDAQLITKRLIITNGKINGIKLGALRLRNEYGINITRIDRAGIEILASPELHLQLGDRLTVVGEAQEIAKAKKFIGDSINTLDKPKLVSFFAGLALGCILGSIPVAIPGLSMPIKLGLAGGPIIIGILMGAFGPRLRIATYMTNSATQLIKQLGIILYLAGLGLASGAHFFETIIHGDGLLWIFLGFLITLLPTLLVGIVSLFGYRKTHAETVGLLCGAMANSMALDYAMSLNESRSSSVAYAIVYPVAMFVRIISAQILLSFFV
- a CDS encoding ATP-dependent helicase, with product MQGAAPFDFPYLSELNDAQRAAVTYNDGPALVIAGAGSGKTRVLVYKLLYLIDSGYHPKGLMALTFTNKAAREMRERISQRAGAAARHIRMGTFHSVFLRILRQHASLLGYTPDFSIYNTSDSRSRIKGIIKQLGLDDKVYKPNVVHSRISSAKNRLITAEAYPSYKELLTYDAKSSIPRVAEIYSHYQRELKQANAMDFDDLLLQINILFREYPDVLREWQERIDYLLIDEYQDTNFAQYMVAKQLMQQKGKIFVVGDDAQSIYSFRGANLENILSFEKTFAGARVFKLERNYRSTQTIVAAAGRVIAQNEYQIPKAVFSEEEEGEPIQVHEAMTGDLEALWAGEEIRRFVRSGEPYSSIAVLYRTNAQSRTLEQVFRRLGIPFRIYGGRSFFDHKEIMDVIAYCRLMINEQDEEALLRIINYPKRSIGDTTVLRVREAAQREAVSLSRVLHDPLGYGVAVNKPTAARLQAFAALIDELRDYSRSEQDLYAVVERVIRQTGILADLQSDSSGEGKARLENIKELLGGIDEYVRTSLEADLQPTLGSYLSEVALMTDQDTAGEGDDAVTLMTIHASKGLEFAHVFILGLEEDLFPSMMSNVGRELEEERRLFYVALTRAERSCHLGYARERFRNGRTEYCRPSRFLRELPQELLRMDTPLSASGSTGYSSGRRGYSEELPMDFSAAPVFEARPARPSRKVFVGRREAGEEAPQPVSRIGKLRIGSRVLHKRFGEGEVMELEGAGDDAKATVAFDAGDTKKLLLRFAQLELLD
- the queC gene encoding 7-cyano-7-deazaguanine synthase QueC, translated to MNTKQGLIVLSGGMDSVTLLYEYQADIALALSFDYGSKHNARELPMAALHCQRLGIEHIIIPLGFMGQYFRSALLEGGGEIPKGAYDEENMAATVVPFRNGIMLSIAAGLAESRGLQRLYIANHFGDHAIYPDCRASFIRPMHEAIAAGTSLGVEICAPYTDISKGEIARHGKALGLNYAETWSCYEGGSVQCGRCGTCLERREAMAEAGIEDPTPYLE
- a CDS encoding exodeoxyribonuclease III, with amino-acid sequence MKFISWNVNGLRAVFGKGFPDIIASLDADFVCLQETKMQAGQLDAELPGYQSYWNYAVKKGYFGTAIYTRHEPLSVSYGIGQEEHDQEGRVITLEYPDYYLITVYTPNSQDELRRLDYRMEWEEAFRSYLVALDAKKPIIVCGDLNVAHQEIDLKNPKTNRRNAGFTDEERGKFQLLLDAGFVDTFRYFHPEARERYSWWSYRGRARERNAGWRIDYFITSARLVPRLRSAEIHDQIFGSDHCPVELILD
- the tsaB gene encoding tRNA (adenosine(37)-N6)-threonylcarbamoyltransferase complex dimerization subunit type 1 TsaB, whose amino-acid sequence is MILCIETATSHCSAALGWDEELLASRSVSAPEGGHAAALAPMVEELLSLAKAEGKQLRAIAVSAGPGSYTGLRISTSLAKGLCLGMQLPLIAVDTLTILTAGARRLRPETQATLHPMLDARRMEVYTATFDAAGARLSEDSALVLEAKQSLATEGEHLFFGDGALKVKGLWRERHYELLEELLYPEAKDMVALATKLYEAEAFVDTAYWTPNYLKEYVAVVAKNKVLQR
- a CDS encoding energy transducer TonB; amino-acid sequence: MDMIYRLRQLLCCIGLLLFLATPALAQSIRVHGVVRDSRGTPLPRVSITTKASNKLLGSTDSVGTFSIQTEERSVLLFSLQGKKQLEVLATPVRLQLVLEDAEEQGSQVTTMRQATSIQSKYYPLWVIDGVVYRQDSTFNTADLASPDAKRLIASALPGLSEQDIEGYQVISDASATSLYGNQAMGGVIAVRTRRAGQGTSHMTYTSQLTYRFIPSYSDFNIMNSQDQMAFLRELEAGGNLTPANILYQSKYGVYGWLYDNVLKYRNGKFTQDNTEEGRLAYLAAAEQRNTDWFRELYQHSIRHQHTVSLSSGTQRANFYTSIGADLDPGWAKDEHSKRYFFNLNATYRPHAHWTFNAIANATYRQEHAGGDFKTLTLAQSMPRQYDPKLYYLYEYAPMNAKQELKENYMDLQGANLRFQASLRWQPIKQLSASILGSIQYSGSETEYIRTENSNVSKRYRAMQKRLIRDNNSYLYKPADDVYAVPQSVMPYGGLRNISSESDSRLDLQGRLSYSDEWSGRHQLSATAGFDLYDQTSKNGWHDEYGVNFAFGELATFDPLAFTWLRDANNNYYYRLTQLDRNVSFLANFAYTYLGRYSLEGSMRYEGTNRFGASRTSRWTPTWNVALGWDLGRESFFSHLRPLSSLSTKIAYGMTGTLPFVYNSNRRITAELPYRPNKLVEPGLTISEPTNRDLTYERMYELNWELHLGLWRERVSLGLNLYQRQGRDLMDVSYNQGTGGFFRPYANVASMEAHGLELSLTTHQIQTKDFEWTTNFSYTHSTNKITKLNARPSVSVLTGSSGAAREGYPLSSIFSVPFHGLSNEGFPLFRNADGKVTRDRINFSQTTDLDYLVYSGTRTPTNQGGLTNSFRIGNVRLSVYLLYAMGHVRRLPTQFSSQYYDHELRGKEFNRRWIRPGDEATTDVPSIPTAAQLYDNATLSRAYRTYNYSDVRIAPLDYVQLRDISVNYSIPRRLLTRGLIHSIDLKLQASNVALLYSSKKLNGALPYDYRPHALIFTCVVGI